In the genome of Variovorax sp. PAMC26660, the window CAAACTCGTGATGGTCGGCAACGGCATGGCCGGCGTGCGCACGCTCGAAGAGCTGCTGAAGATTGCACCCGAGCTGTACGACATCACCGTCTTCGGCGCCGAGCCGCACCCGAACTACAACCGCATCCTGCTGTCGCCGGTGCTGGCCGGCGAGCAGACGGTCGACGAGATCGTGCTCAACAGTTGGGAGTGGTACACCGACAACCACATCGCGCTGCATGCCGGCAAAAAGGTGGTCGAGGTCGACCGCGTCAAGCGCATCGTGCGCGCCGAAGATGGCACCGAGGCCGCCTACGACCGCCTGCTGATGTGCACCGGCTCCAACCCCTTCATGCTGCCGGTGCCCGGCAAGGACCTGAAGGGCGTGATCGCCTACCGCGACATCGCCGACACCGACTACATGATCGAGACCGCGCGCACGCACAAGAACGCGGTGGTCATCGGCGGCGGCCTGCTCGGTCTCGAAGCGGCCAACGGCCTGATGCTGCGCGGCATGAACGTGACCGTGGTGCATGTCATGCCCTGGCTCATGGAACGCCAGCTCGACGACGTGGCGGGCAAGCTGCTGCAGAAGTCGCTGGAAGACCGTGGCCTGAAATTCCTGATGGGCGCGCAGACGCAGGACATGGTCGGCAATGAAGACGGCCGCGTGAAGGCCATCCGCTTCAAGGACGGCACCGAAGTCGCGGCCGACCTGGTGGTGATGGCCGTGGGCATCCGCCCCAACGTGGACCTGGCCGAAAAGATGCGCCTGCACTGCAACCGCGGCATCGTCGTGACCGACACCATGCAGACCGTGACCGACGCGCGCATCTACTCGGTGGGCGAATGCGCGGCGCACCGGGGCATTGCCTACGGCCTGGTCGCGCCGCTGTTCGAACAGGCCAAGGTGGCGGCCAACCACCTGGCGCAGTTCGGCATCGGCCGCTACCTGGGCTCGCTGACCTCGACCAAGCTGAAAGTGACGGGCATCGACCTGTTCAGCGCCGGCGAGTTCATGGGCGGCGAAGGCACCGAAGAGATCGTCATGAGCGACCCCTTCGGCGGCGTCTACAAGAAGCTGGTGATCAAGGACGACAAGCTCGTTGGTGCCTGCCTCTATGGCGACACGGTGGACGGCAGCTGGTACTTCAAGCTGCTGCGCGACGGCCGCAGCGTGCACGACATCCGCGACAAGCTCATGTTCGGCGAATCGAACATCGGCGACACCGGGCACGAGGGCCACAGCAAGGCCGCGAGCATGCCCGACGACGCCGAAGTGTGCGGCTGCAACGGCGTGACCAAGGGCACCATCTGCAAGGCCATCAAGGACAAGGGCCTGTTCACGCTCGACGAGGTGAAGAAGCACACCAAGGCCAGCGCGAGCTGCGGCTCGTGCACCGGACTGGTCGAGCAGATCCTGATGTTCACCGCCGGCGGCGACTACTCGGCCACGCCCAAGAAAAAGGCCGTGTGCGGCTGCACCGACGTGAGCCACCAGGACGTGCGCGATGCCATCCGCAAGGAGCACTTCCTCACGCACGACGAGGTGTACCGCAACCTCGGCTGGCGCACGCCCAACGGCTGCGCCACCTGCCGCCCGGCCATCAACTACTACCTGATCAGCACCTGGCCGAAAGAGGCGAAGGACGATCCGCAAAGCCGCTTCATCAACGAGCGCAGCCACGCCAACATCCAGAAGGACGGCACCTACTCGGTCATTCCGCGCATGTGGGGCGGCCACACCACGCCCGACGAGCTGCGGCGCATTGCCGATGCGGCCGACAAATACAAGATCCCGACCGTCAAGGTCACGGGCGGCCAGCGCATCGATCTCTTGGGCGTGAAGAAGGAAGACCTGGAAGGCGTGTGGAAAGACATCGGCATGCCTTCGGGCTTTGCCTATGCCAAGTCGCTGCGCACGGTGAAGACCTGCGTGGGCAGCGAGTGGTGTCGCTTCGGCACGCAAGACAGCACGCAGATGGGCAAGGACCTGGAGCGCGCGCTGTGGGCCATGTACTCGCCGCACAAGGTCAAGCTGGCCGTGTCCGGATGCCCGCGCAACTGCGCCGAGGCCGGCATCAAGGACGTGGGCGTGATCGGTGTCGACTCGGGTTGGGAGCTGTACGTGGGCGGCAACGGCGGCATCAAGACCGAGGTGGCGCAGTTTCTCGTGAAGGTCAAGACCAGCGAGGAAGTGATGGAGTTCACCGGCGCCTTTCTGCAGCTCTACCGCGAGGAAGGCTGGTACCTGGAGCGCACGGTGCACTACATCGGCCGCGTGGGCCTGGACTACGTGAAGAAAAAGATCCTCGAAGACGCCGAGGGCCGCAAGGCGCTGTGGGAGCGGCTGCAGTTCGCGCTCGACGGCGAACCCGATCCGTGGTTCGAGTCGGCGCAGGCGTCGGTGGATGTGCGGCAGTTCGAGCCGCTGTCTGTCTGAACGGCAAGCGGAGAAACGCTTGAAACGAAGACACTTCATCGCCTCCACCGCGCTGACTGCCCTGACGGGGGTCAGCGTCCGTGCGCAAGTGGCCGACCTCAACGACGCCATCAACAAGGCGGGCCGTCAGCGCATGCTGTCGCAGCGCGCGAGCAAGGCCTATCTGGCGCTCTTGCAGAAGGTGGAACCGCGCAGCGCACAGCAGGTGCTCGACAAGTCGATCGCGCTGTTCGAAAAGCAACTGGGCGAACTCAAGGCCTTCGCACCGAGCGCCACGATCCGCGGCACCTATGACGCGCTCGACGGCACCTGGAACGATTTCAAGCGCGAGCTCATCAGCGCGACGCCGAGCAGGGAAGGAGCCGCCAAGGTCGTGAAGCTCGACGCCGCGGTGCTCGCGCTCGCGAACCAGGG includes:
- a CDS encoding type IV pili methyl-accepting chemotaxis transducer N-terminal domain-containing protein, giving the protein MKRRHFIASTALTALTGVSVRAQVADLNDAINKAGRQRMLSQRASKAYLALLQKVEPRSAQQVLDKSIALFEKQLGELKAFAPSATIRGTYDALDGTWNDFKRELISATPSREGAAKVVKLDAAVLALANQGTTQYEAASGKPVGRLVNIAGRQRMLSQRMAKFYLAGAMQIDAAGSAAEIARSRAEFLAALDILRNAPEATAQIRQELVLADAQWMFFNRGLERLEGAVASPAHMSDVFVTSENLLAIMDRVTGLYSDLKT
- the nirB gene encoding nitrite reductase large subunit NirB — protein: MKKLKLVMVGNGMAGVRTLEELLKIAPELYDITVFGAEPHPNYNRILLSPVLAGEQTVDEIVLNSWEWYTDNHIALHAGKKVVEVDRVKRIVRAEDGTEAAYDRLLMCTGSNPFMLPVPGKDLKGVIAYRDIADTDYMIETARTHKNAVVIGGGLLGLEAANGLMLRGMNVTVVHVMPWLMERQLDDVAGKLLQKSLEDRGLKFLMGAQTQDMVGNEDGRVKAIRFKDGTEVAADLVVMAVGIRPNVDLAEKMRLHCNRGIVVTDTMQTVTDARIYSVGECAAHRGIAYGLVAPLFEQAKVAANHLAQFGIGRYLGSLTSTKLKVTGIDLFSAGEFMGGEGTEEIVMSDPFGGVYKKLVIKDDKLVGACLYGDTVDGSWYFKLLRDGRSVHDIRDKLMFGESNIGDTGHEGHSKAASMPDDAEVCGCNGVTKGTICKAIKDKGLFTLDEVKKHTKASASCGSCTGLVEQILMFTAGGDYSATPKKKAVCGCTDVSHQDVRDAIRKEHFLTHDEVYRNLGWRTPNGCATCRPAINYYLISTWPKEAKDDPQSRFINERSHANIQKDGTYSVIPRMWGGHTTPDELRRIADAADKYKIPTVKVTGGQRIDLLGVKKEDLEGVWKDIGMPSGFAYAKSLRTVKTCVGSEWCRFGTQDSTQMGKDLERALWAMYSPHKVKLAVSGCPRNCAEAGIKDVGVIGVDSGWELYVGGNGGIKTEVAQFLVKVKTSEEVMEFTGAFLQLYREEGWYLERTVHYIGRVGLDYVKKKILEDAEGRKALWERLQFALDGEPDPWFESAQASVDVRQFEPLSV